The following are from one region of the Strix uralensis isolate ZFMK-TIS-50842 chromosome 4, bStrUra1, whole genome shotgun sequence genome:
- the GRSF1 gene encoding G-rich sequence factor 1, whose product MAAAVAAARRGLAALLLGRRPPLPPWLRPPPARSLLSAAATLGPGLGAPRAAAVLCAAGRSYSQVTDAPSAEGRLSEQEPESPKAESDNVFLIRAEGFPFSCTEEDVLTFFDSCRIRNGENGVHFLLNRDGRRRGDALIELETKADVQRALEKHLRYMGPRYVKVFEVHDSDVEGLLQNLRDESHAINDGVVLLRGLPFSSTEEDIADFFPGLKITDIAFVYRGERRTGEAFVQFAAPEMAAKALLRHREYMGSRYIEVYVSRKHHMQRHVPYAKQTTIYSRVRKEYETVSEERGLSYMEDSHGKRETKLCREGTESSGHILESGNFSPPLHFVHMRGFPTQATAQDIINFFAPLKPTRIMVEYNSHGDATGAAEVHFKSHEDAVAAMAKEGSQLQCSAVELFLNEHPEAKENC is encoded by the exons ATGGCCGCCGCCGTCGCCGCAGCGCGTCGCGGCCTGGCCGCCCTGCTGctcggccgccgcccgccgctgccgccctggctgcgcccgccgcccgcccgcagccTCCTCAGCGCCGCCGCCACCCTCGGGCCGGGGCTGGGCGCGCCGCGGGCTGCCGCTGTGCTCTGCGCTGCCGGCCGCAGCTACAGCCAG GTTACAGATGCACCCTCCGCGGAAGGTCGCCTCTCAGAGCAAGAACCAGAGTCACCCAAGGCAGAAAGTGACAATGTCTTTCTCATCAGGGCGGAAGGATTCCCCTTCTCGTGCACCGAGGAAGATGTGCTTACCTTTTTTGATA GCTGTAGAATTCGAAACGGTGAGAACGGCGTACACTTCCTCTTAAACAGGGATGGGAGACGCAGAGGGGATGCCTTGATCGAGCTGGAGACGAAAGCGGATGTCCAGAGAGCCTTGGAAAAGCACCTGAGGTATATGGGCCCACGCTATGTGAAAG TTTTTGAAGTACACGATAGCGACGTAGAGGGCTTACTACAAAATCTGCGGGATGAGTCACACGCCATAAATGATGGAGTTGTACTACTGAGAGGCCTTCCCTTCAGCTCCACTGAGGAGGATATTGCAGATTTTTTCCCAG GTTTGAAAATAACTGACATAGCTTTTGTTTACCGGGGAGAAAGAAGAACAGGAGAAGCTTTTGTGCAGTTTGCAGCTCCCGAAATGGCAGCTAAAGCCCTGTTACGACACAGGGAATACATGGGAAGTAG ATACATAGAAGTGTACGTAAGTAGAAAGCATCACATGCAGAGGCATGTGCCTTATGCCAAGCAGACTACGATCTACTCCAGAGTGAGAAAAGAATATGAAACAGTTTCTGAAGAAAGAGGATTGAGCTACATGGAAGATTCCCATGGCAAAAGAGAAACCA AATTGTGCAGGGAAGGGACAGAAAGCTCTGGGCACATTTTAGAATCTGGGAACTTCTCACCACCGCTGCACTTTGTCCACATGAGGGGTTTTCCTACCCAGGCTACTGCCCAAGACATAATAAAT TTTTTTGCTCCGCTGAAGCCCACAAGGATCATGGTAGAATACAACTCCCATGGAGATGCAACAGGAGCAGCAGAGGTGCATTTCAAGAGCCATGAGGACGCAGTCGCTGCAATGGCCAAGGAGGGCTCACAGCTGC AGTGCAGTGCCGTTGAATTATTCCTGAATGAACATCCAGAGGCAAAAGAAAACTGCTAG